A window from Solanum stenotomum isolate F172 chromosome 7, ASM1918654v1, whole genome shotgun sequence encodes these proteins:
- the LOC125870507 gene encoding uncharacterized protein LOC125870507 isoform X3, which yields MDRYQKVEKPKPESPINEYEIRITSQGLVRNYINYANTLLQERHGKEIVLKAMGQAISKAVAIAEIIKRRMPILHQDTAISSVSITDVWEPIEEGLLPVEQTRHVSVISIMLSTQELNKNSAGYQAPSEVEQMKPRYNNYQPQLQQQSPRQTRAVYYAGNEDSYGRGRGRGIARGRGWSRGGYGNYQENGGYSNRGGENGGYSNRGGENGGYSNRGRGNGGYSNWGGENGGYSNRGRGNGGYSNWGRGGVRSGWEYRDINTGSGYGGGRGYGRGHERMDLRPRGGGDQA from the exons ATGGATAGATACCAAAAAGTAGAAAAGCCGAAGCCAGAATCACCCATTAATGAGTACGAGATTCGAATCACTTCACAGGGTTTGGTTCGAAACTACATCAACTATGCTAATACTCTTCTTCAG GAGAGGCATGGGAAAGAGATTGTCTTGAAAGCAATGGGTCAGGCAATTAGCAAAGCAGTTGCTATAGCAGAGATCATCAAG AGAAGAATGCCTATACTTCATCAAGACACTGCTATCAGCTCAGTAAGCATAACAGATGTATGGGAGCCTATTGAAGAGGGTCTTTTGCC TGTGGAGCAGACCCGCCATGTTTCAGTGATTTCAATCATGTTGTCAACACAAGAGCTGAACAAAAATTCCGCCGG GTATCAAGCTCCTTCTGAGGTTGAACAGATGAAGCCACGGTATAATAATTACCAGCCCCAGCTGCAGCAACAATCTCCAAGACAAACACGTGCAGTCTATTATGCTGGTAATGAAG ATTCATATGGGCGAGGACGAGGTCGTGGTATAGCGAGGGGACGTGGTTGGAGCAGAGGTGGATATGGAAACTATCAAG AAAATGGTGGTTACTCAAACCGGGGCGGAGAAAATGGTGGTTACTCAAACCGGGGCGGAGAAAATGGTGGTTACTCAAACAGGGGCCGAGGAAATGGTGGTTACTCAAACTGGGGCGGAGAAAATGGTGGTTACTCAAACAGGGGCCGAGGAAATGGTGGTTACTCAAACTGGGGCCGAGGTGGGGTCCGCAGTGGATGGGAATATCGTG ACATAAACACAGGCTCTGGATATGGAGGAGGCAGAGGTTATGGACGTGGACATGAACGCATGGACCTTCGTCCTCGAGGTGGTGGCGACCAGGCTTAG
- the LOC125870508 gene encoding protein SULFUR DEFICIENCY-INDUCED 1, translated as MIITTFINRKICIYKERIMKKEVLFHVVHKVPSGDGPYVRAKYAQIVQKEPEAAIVWFWKAINGGDRVDSALKDMAIVMKQLDRSEEAIEAINSFRCLCSKQAQESLDNVLLDLFKKCGKVDEQIALLKQKLRQIYQGQVFNGKPSKTARSHGKKFQVSVRQETARILGNLGWAYTQKGNFMAAEVVYKKAQIIDADSNKACNLTHCLIRQARYDEARNILENIWRGNYAGSEDLKTRNRVEELLVELDSRQPPPFLQNLPGLNLDDDFMNGLEHLINEWAPPKSRRLPIFEEISTFKDQLAC; from the exons ATGATAATAACAACTTTTATAAATAGAAAGATTTGCATTTATAAAGAGAGAATAATGAAGAAGGAAGTATTGTTTCATGTTGTTCATAAGGTTCCTTCAGGTGATGGACCTTATGTTAGAGCCAAATATGCTCAg ATAGTTCAGAAGGAGCCAGAAGCAGCCATAGTATGGTTTTGGAAGGCAATAAATGGAGGAGATAGAGTGGATAGTGCCCTTAAAGATATGGCTATAGTCATGAAACAACTTGATAGAAGTGAAGAGGCTATTGAAGCTATTAATTCTTTTAGATGTCTCTGCTCCAAACAGGCACAGGAATCCCTTGATAATGTCCTTCTTGACCTCTTCAAG AAATGTGGAAAAGTAGATGAACAAATAGCATTGTTGAAACAAAAGTTGAGACAAATATACCAAGGGCAGGTTTTCAATGGTAAACCTTCAAAAACCGCTCGTTCGCATGGCAAGAAGTTTCAAGTTTCTGTTAGGCAAGAGACGGCAAGAATTCTG GGAAATTTGGGCTGGGCCTATACGCAAAAGGGAAACTTTATGGCAGCGGAAGTTGTGTATAAGAAAGCCCAAATAATTGATGCAGACAGCAACAAGGCATGTAATTTGACCCATTGTTTAATAAGGCAAGCTCGATACGATGAAGCTCGTaatattcttgaaaatatttggAGAGGTAATTATGCGGGTTCTGAAGACCTGAAAACAAGGAACCGTGTGGAAGAATTGCTAGTGGAACTAGACTCGAGACAACCACCACCATTTTTGCAAAACCTTCCGGGCCTAAATTTGGATGATGACTTCATGAATGGGCTTGAACATCTTATAAATGAATGGGCTCCTCCAAAATCAAGAAGACTACCAATATTTGAGGAGATATCTACTTTCAAAGATCAATTGGCTTGTTGA
- the LOC125870507 gene encoding uncharacterized protein LOC125870507 isoform X1, which yields MDRYQKVEKPKPESPINEYEIRITSQGLVRNYINYANTLLQERHGKEIVLKAMGQAISKAVAIAEIIKRRMPILHQDTAISSVSITDVWEPIEEGLLPVEQTRHVSVISIMLSTQELNKNSAGYQAPSEVEQMKPRYNNYQPQLQQQSPRQTRAVYYAGNEDSYGRGRGRGIARGRGWSRGGYGNYQENGGYSNWGRGNGGYSNRGRGNGGYSNWGEENGGYSNRGGENGGYSNRGGENGGYSNRGRGNGGYSNWGGENGGYSNRGRGNGGYSNWGRGGVRSGWEYRDINTGSGYGGGRGYGRGHERMDLRPRGGGDQA from the exons ATGGATAGATACCAAAAAGTAGAAAAGCCGAAGCCAGAATCACCCATTAATGAGTACGAGATTCGAATCACTTCACAGGGTTTGGTTCGAAACTACATCAACTATGCTAATACTCTTCTTCAG GAGAGGCATGGGAAAGAGATTGTCTTGAAAGCAATGGGTCAGGCAATTAGCAAAGCAGTTGCTATAGCAGAGATCATCAAG AGAAGAATGCCTATACTTCATCAAGACACTGCTATCAGCTCAGTAAGCATAACAGATGTATGGGAGCCTATTGAAGAGGGTCTTTTGCC TGTGGAGCAGACCCGCCATGTTTCAGTGATTTCAATCATGTTGTCAACACAAGAGCTGAACAAAAATTCCGCCGG GTATCAAGCTCCTTCTGAGGTTGAACAGATGAAGCCACGGTATAATAATTACCAGCCCCAGCTGCAGCAACAATCTCCAAGACAAACACGTGCAGTCTATTATGCTGGTAATGAAG ATTCATATGGGCGAGGACGAGGTCGTGGTATAGCGAGGGGACGTGGTTGGAGCAGAGGTGGATATGGAAACTATCAAG aAAATGGTGGTTACTCAAACTGGGGCCGAGGAAATGGTGGTTACTCAAACCGGGGCCGAGGAAATGGTGGTTACTCAAACTGGGGAGAAGAAAATGGTGGTTACTCAAACCGGGGCGGAGAAAATGGTGGTTACTCAAACCGGGGCGGAGAAAATGGTGGTTACTCAAACAGGGGCCGAGGAAATGGTGGTTACTCAAACTGGGGCGGAGAAAATGGTGGTTACTCAAACAGGGGCCGAGGAAATGGTGGTTACTCAAACTGGGGCCGAGGTGGGGTCCGCAGTGGATGGGAATATCGTG ACATAAACACAGGCTCTGGATATGGAGGAGGCAGAGGTTATGGACGTGGACATGAACGCATGGACCTTCGTCCTCGAGGTGGTGGCGACCAGGCTTAG
- the LOC125870507 gene encoding uncharacterized protein LOC125870507 isoform X2, whose translation MDRYQKVEKPKPESPINEYEIRITSQGLVRNYINYANTLLQERHGKEIVLKAMGQAISKAVAIAEIIKRRMPILHQDTAISSVSITDVWEPIEEGLLPVEQTRHVSVISIMLSTQELNKNSAGYQAPSEVEQMKPRYNNYQPQLQQQSPRQTRAVYYAGNEDSYGRGRGRGIARGRGWSRGGYGNYQENGGYSNWGRGNGGYSNRGRGNGGYSNWGEENGGYSNRGGENGGYSNRGGENGGYSNRGRGNGGYSNWGGENGGYSNRGRGNGGYSNWGRGGVRSGWEYRGSGYGGGRGYGRGHERMDLRPRGGGDQA comes from the exons ATGGATAGATACCAAAAAGTAGAAAAGCCGAAGCCAGAATCACCCATTAATGAGTACGAGATTCGAATCACTTCACAGGGTTTGGTTCGAAACTACATCAACTATGCTAATACTCTTCTTCAG GAGAGGCATGGGAAAGAGATTGTCTTGAAAGCAATGGGTCAGGCAATTAGCAAAGCAGTTGCTATAGCAGAGATCATCAAG AGAAGAATGCCTATACTTCATCAAGACACTGCTATCAGCTCAGTAAGCATAACAGATGTATGGGAGCCTATTGAAGAGGGTCTTTTGCC TGTGGAGCAGACCCGCCATGTTTCAGTGATTTCAATCATGTTGTCAACACAAGAGCTGAACAAAAATTCCGCCGG GTATCAAGCTCCTTCTGAGGTTGAACAGATGAAGCCACGGTATAATAATTACCAGCCCCAGCTGCAGCAACAATCTCCAAGACAAACACGTGCAGTCTATTATGCTGGTAATGAAG ATTCATATGGGCGAGGACGAGGTCGTGGTATAGCGAGGGGACGTGGTTGGAGCAGAGGTGGATATGGAAACTATCAAG aAAATGGTGGTTACTCAAACTGGGGCCGAGGAAATGGTGGTTACTCAAACCGGGGCCGAGGAAATGGTGGTTACTCAAACTGGGGAGAAGAAAATGGTGGTTACTCAAACCGGGGCGGAGAAAATGGTGGTTACTCAAACCGGGGCGGAGAAAATGGTGGTTACTCAAACAGGGGCCGAGGAAATGGTGGTTACTCAAACTGGGGCGGAGAAAATGGTGGTTACTCAAACAGGGGCCGAGGAAATGGTGGTTACTCAAACTGGGGCCGAGGTGGGGTCCGCAGTGGATGGGAATATCGTG GCTCTGGATATGGAGGAGGCAGAGGTTATGGACGTGGACATGAACGCATGGACCTTCGTCCTCGAGGTGGTGGCGACCAGGCTTAG